A window of the Planctomycetia bacterium genome harbors these coding sequences:
- the rplI gene encoding 50S ribosomal protein L9, translating into MPGLNNKRLPRAANGGVELMLIQDVDHLGKQGDVVSVKRGYAANYLLPQALATIATEHHKRMVEKHRARLQEIQKARMAGLRNMAEELAKQSVTIEANANDEGHLYGSVGPTEIVNALKKADYTITADQVRLKGPLKELGLYTVKIHLGHEIESDLKVWVVPAVADEHAHADKPAAEKK; encoded by the coding sequence ATGCCAGGTTTGAATAACAAGCGTTTGCCCCGTGCCGCCAACGGCGGCGTCGAACTCATGCTCATCCAAGATGTCGATCATCTCGGCAAGCAAGGGGACGTCGTCAGCGTCAAGCGCGGCTATGCGGCCAACTATCTCTTGCCGCAAGCCTTGGCGACCATCGCCACCGAGCATCACAAGCGGATGGTTGAGAAGCATCGCGCTCGCCTGCAAGAGATTCAAAAGGCCCGCATGGCCGGCCTGCGAAACATGGCCGAAGAATTGGCCAAGCAGAGCGTCACGATCGAAGCCAACGCCAACGACGAAGGCCATCTCTACGGCTCGGTCGGCCCGACGGAAATCGTCAACGCACTCAAGAAGGCCGACTACACGATCACGGCCGATCAGGTTCGCCTCAAGGGCCCGCTCAAGGAACTCGGCCTCTACACGGTCAAGATCCATCTCGGCCACGAGATCGAAAGCGATCTCAAAGTGTGGGTCGTTCCGGCCGTGGCCGACGAACACGCCCATGCCGACAAGCCGGCTGCGGAAAAGAAGTAG